A stretch of Deinococcus aquiradiocola DNA encodes these proteins:
- the aroQ gene encoding type II 3-dehydroquinate dehydratase: MLLILNGPNLNLLGKREPGIYGSGTLEDLERQCEEWGAELGLSVTCHQSNFEGQLLEWVQQAEGQGFTGIVMNPGALTHYSYALRDAVAGQTLPVVEVHISNVDAREEFRHRSVTAAVCRGKISGLGWAGYRFAMEYLNDLQA, from the coding sequence ATGCTCCTGATCCTGAACGGCCCCAACCTCAACCTGCTCGGCAAACGCGAACCCGGCATCTACGGCAGCGGCACCCTCGAAGACCTGGAACGCCAGTGTGAGGAGTGGGGCGCGGAGCTCGGCCTGAGCGTCACCTGTCACCAGAGCAACTTCGAGGGGCAGCTCCTCGAATGGGTGCAGCAGGCCGAAGGGCAGGGCTTCACCGGCATCGTCATGAACCCCGGCGCCCTGACGCACTACAGTTACGCCCTGCGGGACGCTGTGGCCGGACAGACGCTCCCCGTCGTGGAAGTCCACATCAGCAACGTGGACGCCCGCGAGGAATTCCGGCACAGGTCCGTCACGGCCGCCGTGTGCAGAGGCAAGATCTCCGGTCTCGGCTGGGCCGGATACCGCTTCGCCATGGAGTACCTGAACGACCTGCAGGCGTGA
- the aroB gene encoding 3-dehydroquinate synthase has translation MPRIEVGGQVPYTVTVQDGALDAARVPHTRTALIVDAGLPDAAVTRARAALTPEVTVTVPAGDACKTLDVLSGVLSRLAAANLPRDSAVIGLGGGATTDLAGFAAATYLRGVAYYSAPTTLLGMVDAAVGGKTGVNLPEGKNLVGAFWPPSAVWCDPTVLLTLPPAVFREGAAEAFKHGLISDPTLLGRVLSPDFHAAHSTFTQTLSDAIAVKAGVVTRDLTEQGERAYLNFGHTLAHAIEAVTQHGISHGDAVGYGMHYAALLSRELGGTDLTPHTRAFLAWQQPRALPHLNFDDLNAYMARDKKADSHGVRFVLLHDLARPYLTRVPDDTLRRVFGTWQAEVTPAHA, from the coding sequence GTGCCACGGATTGAGGTGGGCGGGCAGGTGCCGTACACGGTGACGGTGCAGGACGGCGCGCTCGACGCGGCGCGCGTCCCTCACACCCGGACCGCGCTGATCGTGGACGCGGGCCTGCCGGACGCGGCCGTCACGCGCGCACGGGCCGCCCTGACCCCGGAGGTGACCGTCACGGTGCCCGCCGGGGACGCCTGCAAGACGCTGGACGTGCTGAGCGGCGTCCTGTCGCGCCTCGCGGCCGCGAACCTGCCGCGCGACTCGGCCGTGATCGGGCTGGGCGGCGGCGCGACCACGGACCTCGCGGGCTTCGCGGCCGCCACGTACCTGCGCGGCGTGGCGTACTACAGTGCGCCCACCACGCTGCTCGGCATGGTGGACGCCGCAGTGGGCGGCAAGACTGGCGTGAACCTGCCGGAAGGCAAGAACCTCGTCGGGGCGTTCTGGCCGCCGAGCGCCGTGTGGTGCGACCCCACCGTGCTGCTCACCCTGCCGCCCGCCGTGTTCCGCGAGGGGGCCGCCGAGGCGTTCAAGCACGGCCTGATCTCGGACCCCACCCTGCTCGGCCGGGTGCTGTCCCCGGACTTCCACGCGGCGCACTCGACCTTCACGCAGACGCTCTCGGACGCCATCGCCGTCAAGGCGGGCGTCGTCACGCGCGACCTGACCGAGCAGGGCGAACGCGCGTACCTGAACTTCGGGCACACGCTCGCGCACGCCATCGAGGCCGTCACGCAGCACGGCATCTCGCACGGCGACGCCGTCGGGTACGGCATGCATTACGCGGCCCTGCTGTCCCGCGAACTCGGCGGCACGGACCTCACGCCGCACACCCGCGCGTTCCTGGCGTGGCAGCAGCCGCGCGCCCTCCCCCACCTGAACTTCGACGACCTGAACGCCTACATGGCGCGCGACAAGAAGGCCGACAGTCACGGCGTGCGCTTCGTGCTGCTGCACGACCTCGCCCGGCCCTACCTGACGCGCGTCCCGGACGACACGCTCCGCCGCGTCTTCGGGACGTGGCAGGCCGAAGTGACGCCCGCACACGCCTGA
- a CDS encoding shikimate kinase, giving the protein MNASGLIERPVSWVALAGFMGTGKSRIGWELSRALALHFVDTDKLITRVVGKSIPEVFAHEGEGYFRACEGEVVQRVTRLDYAVVSLGGGTFVHEENRRVLLSRGPVVVLWATPETILARTRNSDRPLLHTPDPLGRIEALMNERENAYRQGTIHVNSDGRPSEEIVEEIIERLWNYQEAVYEGAFAGVTDGPAEGERATD; this is encoded by the coding sequence ATGAATGCTTCCGGACTCATTGAACGGCCCGTGTCGTGGGTGGCACTGGCGGGCTTCATGGGGACCGGGAAGAGCCGCATCGGGTGGGAACTGTCGCGCGCGCTGGCCCTGCACTTCGTGGACACCGACAAGCTCATCACGCGGGTGGTCGGGAAGAGCATCCCGGAGGTGTTCGCGCACGAGGGCGAGGGGTACTTCCGGGCGTGCGAGGGCGAGGTGGTGCAGCGCGTGACGCGCCTCGACTACGCGGTCGTGTCGCTGGGCGGCGGGACGTTCGTGCACGAGGAGAACCGCCGGGTGCTGCTGTCGCGCGGGCCGGTGGTGGTGCTGTGGGCGACGCCGGAGACGATTCTGGCACGCACCCGGAATTCTGACCGGCCGCTGCTGCACACGCCGGACCCGCTGGGCCGCATCGAGGCGCTCATGAATGAACGCGAGAACGCGTACCGGCAGGGCACCATTCACGTCAACAGCGACGGCCGCCCCTCCGAGGAGATCGTGGAAGAGATCATCGAACGCCTCTGGAATTACCAGGAGGCCGTGTACGAGGGCGCGTTCGCGGGCGTGACGGACGGTCCGGCGGAGGGTGAACGTGCCACGGATTGA
- the aroC gene encoding chorismate synthase, whose product MRFLTAGESHGPQLTAIIEGLPSQLPLGKADIDPWLRKRQGGYGRGRRMVIETDEAQIMSGVRAGRTTGAPVTLVIPNRDHRNWTEIMSPEPGGEPRKKALTDARPGHADLAGGIKYRHKDLRDVLERASARETAARVAVGSVALKLLSELGVQGANHVVSLGGIEAAEGFDWDRLDAIEENDLRTPDADAAARMRERIDAAKVAGDTLGGILEVRFRGLPVGLGSFAHYDRKLDGRIAQVCMSLQAMKGVEIGRAFDQARVPGSAVHDAIAYRDSTYVRDTNRAGGLEAGMTNGEELIVRVAMKPIATLMTPLPTVNVMTHEASDAARERSDTTAVPAAGVILQTIIGWVLADAMLEKFGGDTLPELQERVAAARAYEQAY is encoded by the coding sequence ATGAGGTTTCTGACCGCTGGAGAATCGCACGGCCCGCAATTGACGGCCATCATCGAGGGTCTGCCCTCGCAACTGCCGCTCGGGAAGGCCGACATCGACCCGTGGCTGCGCAAGCGTCAGGGCGGGTACGGGCGTGGGCGGCGCATGGTGATCGAGACGGACGAGGCGCAGATCATGAGCGGCGTGCGGGCGGGCCGCACGACGGGCGCGCCCGTCACGCTGGTCATTCCGAACAGGGATCACCGCAACTGGACGGAGATCATGTCGCCGGAACCGGGCGGCGAGCCGCGCAAGAAGGCCCTGACAGACGCGCGTCCGGGGCACGCGGACCTGGCGGGCGGCATCAAGTACCGGCACAAGGACCTGCGAGACGTGCTGGAGCGCGCGTCGGCGCGGGAGACGGCGGCGCGCGTCGCGGTGGGCAGCGTGGCGCTGAAGCTGCTGTCGGAGCTGGGCGTGCAGGGCGCGAACCACGTGGTGAGTCTCGGCGGGATCGAGGCGGCCGAGGGCTTCGACTGGGACCGGCTGGACGCCATCGAGGAGAATGACCTGCGCACGCCGGACGCGGACGCGGCGGCGCGCATGCGCGAGCGGATCGACGCGGCGAAGGTGGCGGGCGACACGCTGGGCGGGATTCTGGAGGTGCGCTTCCGGGGCCTGCCGGTGGGGCTGGGGAGCTTCGCGCATTACGACCGCAAGCTGGACGGGCGCATCGCGCAGGTGTGCATGAGTCTGCAGGCGATGAAGGGCGTGGAGATCGGGCGGGCCTTCGATCAGGCGCGCGTTCCCGGGAGTGCCGTGCATGACGCGATCGCGTACCGGGACAGCACGTACGTGCGCGACACGAACCGCGCGGGTGGCCTGGAGGCCGGCATGACGAACGGCGAGGAGCTGATCGTGCGGGTGGCGATGAAGCCCATCGCGACCCTGATGACGCCCCTGCCGACCGTGAACGTCATGACGCACGAGGCATCGGACGCGGCGCGCGAGCGGTCCGACACGACGGCCGTCCCGGCGGCGGGCGTGATCCTGCAGACGATCATCGGCTGGGTGCTGGCGGACGCGATGCTGGAGAAGTTCGGTGGCGACACCCTGCCGGAGCTGCAGGAGCGGGTCGCGGCGGCCCGCGCGTACGAGCAAGCGTACTGA
- a CDS encoding secretin N-terminal domain-containing protein translates to MKNRSLTLLMTASLGLASVPGALAQSTPAPTTSTASSTQSADPRLAAANVSLEIGTYSGPLSSLLAAVAKSAGYDVIFDTDVDGLSAASSASTATAPATTAGTGTATTPTATTKPVVYNFRNTPFNQVWPLLMDIYGLSYEVVQVGPTQVLRISANPIQRVIALKNANAVDAVNQVKLFFGTPTYTETPQKDAQGNTTGVTRTLSDVKIDSPTLRIVADARTNALIVRGTNREVADVQRLASQLDQQVATAATGGGDGSQTVQRVYPVKGQQADIVALLAAQYPNLKVTAVGQTGQLVITGAQNQLDAALNLLGSVDKPTPVVTVNGPTIVQKVFALTNASAEELKTVLDGTLQRTLGTTTGLVSGGAPVTQADGTTVIQVPGTTGSTATGTASGTASTQASTPQATIIADKRTNTIIVRGTQAQVDQIAQIIPSLDVRVPQVNVQVRIQEITESASRSLGVDWKAGFGNFIVNVASSGVKAIFDPTQSLVGFNLGATLNALEQQGMTKRVYDGTVTMQSGQRSLNNSTDSQNASSGAAAHLQSGGRLELNIPSQAANVPAIQRQIDYGVTIDFYNPQVAPDGSITVRVKGVVNQPKTAITGSTLPNLLDFSNSEAQTTITFKSGETVLLSGLLGTNQTTTTTGLPFLSSIPVIGSLFGKQSSTNDRSQLLVVITGTVVQ, encoded by the coding sequence ATGAAGAACCGTAGCCTGACCCTCCTGATGACCGCCTCGCTCGGTCTGGCCAGCGTACCCGGTGCGCTCGCCCAGTCCACCCCCGCCCCCACGACCAGCACGGCCAGCAGCACGCAGAGTGCCGATCCGCGCCTCGCGGCCGCGAACGTCAGCCTGGAGATCGGCACGTACAGCGGTCCGCTCTCGTCGCTGCTGGCGGCGGTCGCCAAGTCGGCGGGCTACGACGTGATCTTCGACACGGACGTGGACGGCCTGAGTGCCGCGTCGAGCGCGAGCACCGCCACCGCGCCCGCCACCACCGCCGGGACCGGCACGGCCACCACGCCGACCGCCACGACGAAACCGGTGGTGTACAACTTCCGGAACACGCCCTTCAATCAGGTGTGGCCGCTGCTGATGGACATCTACGGCCTGAGTTACGAGGTGGTGCAGGTCGGTCCGACGCAGGTGCTGCGGATCAGCGCGAACCCCATCCAGCGCGTCATCGCCCTGAAGAACGCGAACGCGGTGGACGCCGTGAATCAGGTGAAGCTGTTCTTCGGGACGCCCACGTACACCGAGACGCCGCAGAAGGACGCGCAGGGCAACACGACCGGTGTGACGCGCACCCTGTCGGACGTGAAGATCGACTCGCCGACGCTGCGCATCGTGGCGGACGCACGCACGAACGCGCTGATCGTGCGCGGCACGAACCGTGAGGTGGCGGACGTGCAGCGCCTCGCGTCGCAGCTCGACCAGCAGGTCGCGACGGCCGCCACGGGCGGCGGGGACGGCAGCCAGACCGTGCAGCGCGTGTACCCCGTGAAGGGCCAGCAGGCGGACATCGTGGCGCTGCTCGCCGCGCAGTACCCGAACCTGAAGGTCACGGCGGTCGGGCAGACGGGGCAGCTCGTGATCACGGGCGCGCAGAACCAGCTGGACGCGGCCCTGAACCTGCTCGGCAGCGTGGACAAGCCCACGCCGGTCGTGACGGTGAACGGGCCGACCATCGTGCAGAAGGTCTTCGCGCTCACGAACGCGAGCGCCGAGGAACTCAAGACGGTGCTGGACGGCACGCTGCAACGCACGCTCGGCACGACCACCGGTCTGGTGAGTGGCGGCGCGCCGGTCACGCAGGCGGACGGGACGACCGTGATCCAGGTGCCCGGCACCACCGGGAGCACGGCCACAGGCACCGCGTCGGGCACGGCGTCCACGCAGGCCAGCACGCCTCAGGCGACCATCATCGCGGACAAGCGCACGAACACCATCATCGTGCGCGGCACGCAGGCGCAGGTGGATCAGATCGCGCAGATCATCCCGAGCCTCGACGTGCGCGTCCCGCAGGTGAACGTCCAGGTCCGCATTCAGGAGATCACCGAGTCGGCGTCGCGCAGCCTGGGCGTGGACTGGAAGGCGGGCTTCGGGAACTTCATCGTGAACGTGGCGAGCAGCGGCGTGAAGGCCATCTTCGACCCGACGCAGTCGCTGGTGGGCTTCAACCTGGGCGCCACCCTCAACGCCCTCGAGCAGCAGGGCATGACGAAGCGCGTGTACGACGGCACGGTGACCATGCAGAGCGGTCAGCGTTCCCTGAACAACAGCACCGACAGCCAGAACGCGTCGAGCGGTGCGGCGGCCCACCTGCAGAGCGGTGGGCGTCTGGAGCTGAACATTCCCTCCCAGGCGGCCAACGTTCCGGCCATTCAGCGGCAGATCGATTACGGCGTCACGATCGATTTCTACAACCCGCAGGTGGCGCCCGACGGCAGCATCACGGTGCGCGTGAAGGGCGTGGTCAACCAGCCCAAGACGGCCATCACCGGCAGTACCCTGCCGAACCTGCTGGACTTCTCGAACAGCGAGGCGCAGACGACCATCACCTTCAAGTCCGGCGAGACGGTGCTGCTCAGCGGCCTGCTCGGCACCAACCAGACGACGACCACCACCGGCCTGCCGTTCCTGTCGAGCATTCCCGTGATCGGCTCGCTGTTCGGCAAGCAGAGCAGCACCAACGACCGCTCGCAGCTGCTCGTGGTGATCACCGGCACCGTGGTGCAGTAA
- a CDS encoding type 4a pilus biogenesis protein PilO: MFAKLSPRNILLLTLAACVVAVLLWWLMYYQTKQQQITDAQNQLNDLNTKLATYRSAQAALPALRTEVAGLQTQRDVFFQALPQTQNIGAVVAAVQQSAAGVGTDLSTLSVAPGTNIGLPAGVRPINLNMTLSGKFQPTFQFLRAVETMNRFSTVSALGLTLPAPDSLDPKLSSTMTMTVYTFDPAAATAAAGAVPNAPAAPAQTPPAGGTR; the protein is encoded by the coding sequence ATGTTCGCTAAGCTCAGCCCCCGCAACATCCTGCTGCTGACCCTGGCCGCATGTGTCGTGGCCGTCCTGCTCTGGTGGCTCATGTACTACCAGACCAAACAGCAGCAGATCACCGACGCCCAGAATCAGCTGAACGACCTGAACACCAAACTCGCCACGTACCGCTCCGCGCAGGCGGCCCTGCCTGCCCTGCGGACCGAGGTGGCGGGCCTGCAGACGCAGCGTGACGTGTTCTTCCAGGCGCTCCCGCAGACGCAGAACATCGGTGCGGTGGTGGCGGCCGTGCAGCAGAGTGCGGCGGGTGTCGGCACCGACCTCAGCACGCTCTCGGTCGCACCCGGTACGAACATCGGCCTGCCTGCAGGTGTGCGGCCCATCAACCTGAACATGACGCTCAGCGGGAAGTTCCAGCCGACCTTCCAGTTCCTGCGGGCCGTGGAGACCATGAACCGCTTCTCGACCGTCAGTGCGCTCGGGCTGACGCTTCCGGCACCGGACAGCCTGGACCCCAAGCTGAGCAGCACCATGACCATGACCGTCTACACCTTCGACCCGGCGGCCGCGACGGCCGCGGCGGGCGCCGTGCCGAACGCTCCGGCCGCGCCCGCGCAGACGCCCCCCGCTGGAGGGACGCGATGA